Proteins encoded within one genomic window of Humulus lupulus chromosome 1, drHumLupu1.1, whole genome shotgun sequence:
- the LOC133782647 gene encoding uncharacterized protein LOC133782647: MDSATPTPKTLEAENPPSSSSSGSWNWKEQVFIPTLLAGVVGGGIGLVSKHRKVHGLANISATYATNFAIVTACYCGTRELVRETRKSDPGDLFNSAIAGVFSGAILGRLQAGPVGAARYSAMFAVAGTTLDYAFSRLKDELRDYTESMSEDKNKSWFKLPDWSPIKVLDEEELAAKQAREKQLYAQRALGKLNKEES, from the exons ATGGATTCAGCTACACCCACACCCAAAACCCTAGAAGCAGAGAATCcgccatcttcttcttcttctggcaGTTGGAATTGGAAGGAGCAGGTTTTCATCCCAACTCTCCTGGCAG GGGTTGTTGGAGGTGGAATTGGGTTAGTGTCGAAGCATCGAAAAGTTCATGGTCTCGCCAACATTTCTGCTACTTACGCTACTAATTTCGCTATCGTAACTGCTTGCTATTGCG GGACGCGTGAGTTGGTAAGAGAAACTCGTAAATCAGACCCAGGTGATCTTTTCAACTCTGCAATTGCTGGTGTTTTTAGCGGTGCTATTCTCGGCCGTCTTCAGG CTGGTCCAGTTGGTGCTGCCCGATACTCGGCCATGTTTGCTGTCGCCGGAACAACGTTAGACTATGCTTTCAGCAGACTAAAAGATGAATTGAGAGATTATACTGAATCTATGTCGGAGGACAAGAACAAAAGTTGGTTTAAATTGCCTGACTGGTCTCCAATCAAAGTGCTTGACGAGGAAGAACTTGCTGCAAAACAGGCTCGGGAAAAGCAGCTCTATGCGCAGAGGGCACTTGGTAAACTTAACAAAGAAGAGTCTTGA